In Nerophis ophidion isolate RoL-2023_Sa linkage group LG03, RoL_Noph_v1.0, whole genome shotgun sequence, the following are encoded in one genomic region:
- the rassf9 gene encoding ras association domain-containing protein 9: MHFSSYSSSSSKVPGGTTHQLFSLLLQSVFGAAAVRLVDLLLLTIMAPFGRNFLKARLKSRTKDSEVVTGKEIQVTVCKEEKVVCGVTKHTTCADIIQALLDDHRSIAESKRLLHGESKDFCLLERWKGFERALPPLTRILRLWNAWGDQRPFIQFVLVKTSDFVPTRAMKGPKTRSSSKAVRSVKNLQTLPVDKQKRVVKKVFRKLEKIHKDGKVEIQDMVQIILDQDHTIQEQIRRMRDLDFQTAQLQVQKEGEEFFEDCGSTLNPEQLDELLHASEDVHQLELQLQRHQAVIRQLSHDIDAELRMASEGEEAKASSWTYRETDQSLLADLERMQAELRRSVLAGLALCGQAAEVDKQLHQSETALLSRDQECRQLATQLGSLQICEAAEEAPVAVKMGTRAATFKQGSSLADVTDTDSDTGISSTHSQDSLSPSQNFHPPLDTDV; encoded by the exons ATGCACTTTTCCtcttactcctcctcctcctccaaagTTCCTGGTGGGACAACGCACCAACTTTTTTCCCTTCTTCTGCAAAGTGTTTTTGGTGCTGCTGCAGTGAGGCTTGTGGACCTGCTGCTGCTCACCATCATGGCGCCCTTTGGGAGGAACTTCTTGAAAGCTCGTCTGAAAAGCAG GACCAAAGACAGCGAGGTTGTGACGGGGAAGGAGATTCAGGTGACGGTCTGCAAGGAAGAGAAGGTCGTCTGTGGGGTGACCAAACACACCACCTGTGCTGACATCATTCAGGCATTACTAGACGATCACAGATCCATCGCAGAGAGCAAGCGGCTCCTGCATGGAGAGTCCAAAGACTTCTGTCTGCTGGAGCGCTGGAAGGGTTTCGAAAGAGCCTTGCCGCCACTCACCAGGATTTTGAGGCTGTGGAACGCTTGGGGAGATCAGAGACCCTTCATCCAATTTGTTCTGGTGAAAACCAGCGACTTTGTGCCCACGCGGGCCATGAAAGGTCCAAAGACTAGAAGCAGCAGCAAGGCTGTGAGAAGCGTGAAGAACCTTCAGACGCTGCCTGTGGACAAGCAGAAGCGTGTGGTGAAGAAAGTCTTCAGGAAGCTAGAGAAGATTCACAAGGACGGCAAAGTGGAGATCCAGGACATGGTGCAGATCATTCTGGACCAGGACCACACCATCCAGGAGCAGATCCGGCGGATGAGGGATCTGGATTTTCAGACGGCGCAGCTTCAGGTGCAGAAAGAAGGAGAAGAGTTTTTTGAGGACTGTGGATCCACTTTAAACCCAGAGCAGCTTGATGAGCTCCTGCACGCCAGTGAAGACGTCCACCAGCTGGAGCTTCAGCTTCAGAGGCACCAGGCTGTCATCAGGCAGCTGAGTCACGACATCGACGCAGAGCTGAGGATGGCAAGCGAAGGGGAAGAAGCGAAGGCTTCGTCCTGGACCTACCGTGAGACCGACCAGTCTCTGCTGGCCGATCTGGAGAGGATGCAGGCGGAGCTGAGACGCAGCGTCTTGGCGGGCTTGGCTCTTTGTGGGCAAGCGGCGGAAGTGGATAAGCAGCTTCATCAGTCCGAGACCGCTCTGCTCTCCAGAGATCAGGAGTGCCGGCAACTGGCCACACAGCTAGGCTCGCTGCAAATATGCGAAGCCGCAGAGGAGGCACCTGTTGCCGTGAAAATGGGGACTCGGGCGGCAACGTTCAAGCAGGGCTCGTCCCTCGCCGACGTGACGGACACGGACTCTGACACTGGCATTAGTTCCACACACAGTCAGGACTCGCTGTCACCCAGCCAAAACTTTCATCCTCCACTAGACACAGACGTCTGA